From the genome of Methylocystis bryophila, one region includes:
- a CDS encoding DUF2147 domain-containing protein — MKHGRLALVALALLVGSPSLATEPPIYGVWLRDEHEERLEFYDCDGKLCAREDNVVSIYGGPPKIILRSAVKAGANQWKGELFNPENGKTYSGKIQYNPPNQLTLTGCLIAFLCQSETWTRSDKTPANSPAPTPLHGPAAPTAAHGKPK, encoded by the coding sequence ATGAAGCATGGACGGCTCGCCCTCGTCGCTCTCGCCCTCCTCGTAGGAAGTCCCTCGCTCGCGACGGAGCCGCCGATCTATGGCGTCTGGCTGCGTGACGAGCACGAAGAGCGGCTGGAGTTTTACGACTGCGACGGAAAGCTTTGCGCCCGCGAGGACAATGTCGTCTCGATTTATGGCGGTCCGCCAAAGATCATTCTTCGATCTGCCGTCAAGGCTGGCGCCAATCAGTGGAAGGGCGAGCTGTTCAACCCCGAGAACGGCAAGACCTACAGCGGTAAGATTCAATACAACCCGCCCAATCAGCTGACGCTGACGGGATGCCTGATCGCCTTCCTCTGCCAGAGCGAAACCTGGACGCGCTCGGATAAGACGCCGGCAAACAGCCCGGCGCCGACGCCGTTGCACGGCCCCGCGGCGCCGACGGCAGCGCACGGCAAGCCCAAATAG
- the ccmA gene encoding heme ABC exporter ATP-binding protein CcmA, with protein sequence MDTPQDPEPKALAFTPLVADSLCVERGRRLVLENVSFSLTSGESLRVTGRNGAGKSTLLRALAGLLPMRSGRVRLGVAEGEDTLVATHYLAHADGLRGVLTALENLQFWRALLSAPASAGGLSPSEALARVGLAALAETPIGVLSAGQKRRIALARLFVARRPLWLLDEPLTALDSKARDHFAQAMREHCQEGGILVVATHDPLGFETTRTLELGAGGLI encoded by the coding sequence ATGGACACGCCGCAAGACCCAGAGCCCAAAGCGCTCGCCTTCACGCCGCTCGTGGCGGACTCGCTCTGCGTCGAGCGGGGCCGGCGCCTCGTGCTCGAGAATGTGAGTTTCTCGCTGACGTCCGGCGAATCCTTGCGCGTCACGGGCCGCAATGGCGCGGGCAAGTCGACGTTGCTTCGCGCCCTCGCGGGGCTGTTGCCGATGCGATCCGGGCGAGTCCGGCTCGGCGTCGCCGAGGGTGAGGACACGCTCGTCGCGACGCATTATCTCGCCCATGCGGACGGCTTGCGCGGCGTGCTGACGGCGCTGGAGAATCTCCAATTCTGGCGGGCGCTTCTTTCCGCGCCGGCTTCCGCAGGCGGGCTTTCGCCCTCGGAGGCTTTGGCGCGCGTCGGCCTCGCCGCGCTCGCGGAAACGCCGATCGGCGTTCTTTCGGCCGGTCAAAAGCGCCGGATCGCCTTGGCCCGCCTTTTTGTCGCGCGCCGCCCCCTCTGGCTCCTGGACGAGCCGCTGACCGCGCTCGACTCGAAGGCGCGCGACCACTTCGCGCAGGCGATGCGCGAACATTGCCAAGAGGGCGGAATTCTCGTCGTCGCGACACATGACCCGCTCGGCTTCGAGACCACGCGCACGCTCGAGCTCGGCGCAGGAGGCCTGATATGA
- the ccmB gene encoding heme exporter protein CcmB: MSSAFVALFLREMRIAKRVGGSASMGVAFFLCLVAITPFAVGPDPKLLARIGPAILWISALLATLLGLDRLFQADAEEGSLDQLHLASLPLELTVIAKCAAHWVSAELPLVLAAPFLGLMLDQEAAALLAVTASLLIGSPALTLIGAMGAAATVSVRRGGLLMALLVLPLAIPVLIFGVSAASAAMTADAPLVAPFAILAALALAALALCPFAAASLLRQM, from the coding sequence ATGAGTTCCGCCTTCGTCGCGTTGTTCCTGCGCGAGATGCGCATCGCCAAGCGGGTCGGCGGTTCCGCGTCGATGGGCGTGGCCTTCTTTCTGTGTCTCGTCGCGATCACGCCCTTCGCGGTCGGGCCGGATCCCAAGCTCCTCGCCCGCATCGGTCCGGCGATCTTATGGATTTCCGCCCTGCTCGCAACCTTGCTCGGACTGGATCGCCTTTTTCAGGCCGACGCCGAGGAAGGCTCGCTCGATCAGCTCCATCTCGCGAGCCTGCCGCTCGAGCTCACCGTCATCGCCAAATGCGCGGCGCATTGGGTCAGCGCCGAGTTGCCCCTCGTTCTCGCAGCGCCCTTTCTCGGGCTGATGCTCGATCAAGAGGCGGCGGCGCTGCTCGCGGTGACGGCGAGCCTGCTCATCGGCTCGCCCGCCCTCACGCTGATCGGCGCGATGGGCGCCGCCGCCACGGTGAGCGTGCGGCGCGGCGGACTGTTGATGGCGCTGCTCGTGCTGCCCCTGGCCATCCCGGTGCTGATCTTCGGCGTTTCGGCCGCAAGCGCCGCGATGACCGCCGATGCGCCGCTCGTCGCGCCTTTCGCGATCCTGGCGGCGCTGGCGCTCGCGGCGCTGGCGCTGTGCCCCTTCGCCGCGGCGTCGCTGCTGCGACAGATGTGA
- a CDS encoding L,D-transpeptidase family protein, translating to MFLPLHKRAIALLSAALGAGALAGCEETGLANRGAAPIPAETLALMEEVGVSKDAPTLIRAYKKEAELEVWKKKPDGRYARLKTYPMCRWSGQLGPKMREGDRQVPEGFYAIAPGQLNPNSSYYLSFNVGYPNAYDRAHGATGGTIMVHGACSSAGCFSMTDRQIAEIYAIVRTSLSNGQHAVQMQSYPFRMTAENLAKHRLDPHLAFWRQLKEGSDHFETTMQEPSVGVCGGRYVFNAQAVNGRALDPEAACPPLAVDPQTASLVAEKQRKDETRIAELSKDVQPVRLVYQDGGQHPSFASRIAEVSRPETLVPPAEIAVEDKGGRAGKKGARLAARGAGGGSGAKEGAVAEDGAARGWMALHGQSDAQPTGSIPK from the coding sequence ATGTTTCTTCCCCTCCATAAACGGGCGATTGCGCTTCTTTCCGCTGCGCTCGGCGCCGGCGCGCTCGCCGGTTGCGAGGAAACAGGCCTCGCCAATCGCGGCGCGGCCCCGATCCCGGCCGAAACGCTGGCGTTGATGGAGGAGGTCGGCGTCTCCAAGGACGCCCCGACGCTCATCCGAGCCTATAAGAAGGAGGCGGAGCTCGAGGTCTGGAAGAAGAAGCCGGACGGGCGTTACGCCAGGCTCAAGACCTATCCGATGTGCCGGTGGTCGGGCCAGCTCGGCCCGAAAATGCGCGAGGGAGATCGCCAAGTTCCGGAAGGATTCTACGCCATCGCGCCCGGCCAGCTCAACCCGAACTCCAGCTATTACCTTTCCTTCAACGTCGGCTATCCCAACGCCTATGACCGCGCGCATGGCGCGACGGGCGGCACGATCATGGTGCACGGCGCCTGTTCGTCGGCTGGCTGCTTCTCGATGACCGATCGGCAGATCGCCGAGATCTACGCCATCGTGCGCACCTCGCTCAGCAATGGGCAGCACGCGGTGCAGATGCAGTCCTATCCTTTCCGGATGACCGCGGAAAATCTGGCGAAGCACCGGCTCGATCCGCATCTTGCCTTCTGGCGGCAGCTCAAGGAAGGCTCCGATCACTTCGAGACCACGATGCAGGAGCCTTCCGTCGGCGTCTGCGGCGGGCGCTATGTCTTCAACGCGCAAGCCGTGAACGGGCGGGCGCTCGACCCTGAAGCCGCTTGTCCGCCGCTCGCCGTCGATCCGCAAACCGCCTCGCTCGTCGCCGAAAAGCAGCGCAAGGACGAAACGCGAATCGCAGAGCTCTCCAAGGACGTGCAGCCCGTTCGCCTTGTCTATCAGGATGGGGGCCAGCATCCGAGCTTCGCGTCGCGCATCGCCGAGGTCAGCCGCCCGGAGACTCTCGTGCCGCCGGCCGAGATCGCGGTCGAGGACAAGGGAGGCCGGGCGGGCAAGAAGGGCGCACGCCTCGCCGCGCGCGGGGCCGGCGGCGGCTCTGGCGCGAAGGAGGGCGCCGTTGCGGAAGACGGCGCAGCGCGCGGCTGGATGGCGTTGCACGGGCAGAGCGACGCCCAGCCCACCGGATCGATCCCGAAATAG
- a CDS encoding MMPL family transporter — translation MLEKLVAYCVRWPWLVVAVTLALTAGGVYLTATRFAIDTDTNHLFSKDIPWRENEIELYRNFPQLDKQIVAVIDGKTAEEAEDAAKRLNAALAGAPLIRRSWLPEDEAFFKAHGLLYLDSAEVQKITASLIAQRAVLQPLAQDPTLRGLTATLIDNMREVGDSKRGMELYVSGLKQITAVLDKTLAGEPAKLDWEKLLGDQSSGEGAAPKTEAPKKVEPADLRRIVLINPVINYSELQPGAEAIAFVRKTAAALGLNAEHCVTLRLTGLVPLEDDEFATISENMGVNLTGTVAIVALILLAALRSPKLIFAVLATLLAGLAMTAGLGILLIGRFNMLSVAFAALFIGLGVDFGIQFATRYRDERHKIFGRGDSVDGALSAAARSIGGSLTLAAVSLLAGFFCFLPTDFSGVGELGLISGFGMIIAYLATLTFLPAVIKLLRPKPEELPVETASLAGVDHWIARHRALVIVSAIAVTLAGATFLRHLTFDSNPMNLRNAKVESVATFLDLAKNPQTAPNTIEIIQPSLEAARDVAAQAASLPEVDHIVDVDSLIPKNQEEKLRLIEHAARQLRDTLAPKQKPAPTDAETVKALETASMLMSGQMDPRAMAAAGMDPRAAAQAAAAAGLDPRAAKQRRRGGRQDRGAAVPPNPGPGAIPQPAPPPEVASFAKALAALAKADPATRERAQQAVFSDFERLLKDLRVQLDAHAVTENSLPDRILRDWVSEEGQYRIEVFPKGDSNDSKVMTTFAEALRRIAPDASGPPIVVAQAGVTVVDAFKRAGLYAFSAIFLILVVALRNPWHVALTLGPLVLAGVLSLETADALGMSLNFANIIALPLMLAVGVAFHIYYVIAWRKGISDMLASSLTRAIFFSSLTTGTAFGSLMLSSHPGTASMGKLLAISLFFTLVAAFFVVPAFLGPPRRKAKEDATQPG, via the coding sequence ATGCTTGAAAAGCTCGTGGCGTATTGCGTGCGTTGGCCGTGGCTCGTCGTGGCCGTAACGCTCGCGCTCACGGCCGGCGGCGTTTATCTCACCGCGACGCGCTTTGCGATCGACACCGACACGAACCATCTATTTTCCAAAGACATTCCCTGGCGCGAGAATGAGATCGAGCTCTACCGGAACTTTCCGCAGCTCGACAAGCAGATCGTCGCGGTCATCGACGGCAAAACCGCGGAAGAGGCCGAGGATGCGGCCAAGCGCCTCAACGCAGCGCTCGCCGGGGCGCCTCTGATCCGGCGCAGCTGGCTGCCGGAGGACGAGGCCTTCTTCAAAGCTCACGGCCTCCTTTATCTCGACTCGGCCGAGGTTCAGAAGATCACCGCAAGTCTCATCGCCCAGCGCGCGGTGCTTCAGCCGCTCGCTCAGGATCCGACCCTGCGCGGATTGACGGCGACGCTCATCGACAACATGCGCGAGGTCGGCGACAGCAAGCGCGGGATGGAGCTCTATGTTTCGGGGCTGAAACAGATCACCGCGGTCCTCGACAAGACGCTCGCCGGAGAGCCAGCCAAGCTCGATTGGGAAAAGTTGCTCGGCGACCAATCGTCCGGCGAGGGCGCCGCGCCAAAGACCGAGGCTCCGAAGAAGGTCGAGCCCGCGGATCTGCGCCGCATCGTTTTGATCAATCCGGTTATCAACTACTCGGAACTGCAGCCGGGCGCCGAGGCGATCGCTTTTGTGCGGAAGACCGCCGCCGCTCTCGGGCTCAACGCTGAGCACTGCGTCACGCTGCGTCTTACGGGACTGGTGCCGCTGGAGGACGACGAGTTCGCGACGATCTCGGAGAACATGGGCGTCAATCTCACCGGAACGGTGGCTATCGTCGCGCTGATCCTTCTCGCGGCGTTGCGCTCGCCCAAGCTCATCTTCGCCGTGCTCGCCACCTTGCTTGCGGGCCTTGCGATGACAGCGGGCCTCGGCATTTTGCTGATCGGCCGCTTCAATATGCTTTCGGTCGCCTTCGCCGCGCTCTTCATCGGGCTGGGCGTCGATTTCGGCATTCAGTTCGCGACGCGTTACCGCGACGAGCGCCACAAGATTTTTGGCAGGGGCGACAGCGTCGATGGGGCGCTAAGCGCTGCGGCGCGGAGCATCGGCGGCTCGCTGACGCTTGCCGCAGTCTCCCTTCTGGCCGGTTTCTTCTGCTTTCTGCCGACCGACTTTAGCGGCGTTGGAGAACTTGGGCTCATCTCCGGCTTCGGCATGATCATCGCGTATCTCGCGACGCTGACCTTTCTGCCGGCTGTGATCAAGCTTTTGAGGCCGAAACCGGAAGAGTTACCGGTGGAGACCGCCTCGCTCGCCGGCGTCGATCATTGGATCGCTCGCCATCGCGCGCTGGTGATCGTTTCGGCGATCGCCGTCACGCTCGCGGGGGCGACCTTCCTTCGTCATTTGACGTTCGACTCCAATCCGATGAACCTTCGGAACGCCAAGGTGGAGTCGGTCGCGACCTTTCTCGATCTCGCGAAAAATCCTCAGACGGCGCCGAACACGATCGAGATCATCCAGCCTTCACTTGAAGCGGCGCGCGACGTCGCGGCCCAAGCCGCGAGCCTTCCGGAGGTCGATCATATCGTCGACGTCGACTCTCTGATCCCCAAGAACCAGGAAGAGAAGCTGCGGCTCATCGAGCACGCCGCCCGACAGTTGCGCGACACGCTCGCGCCGAAGCAGAAACCCGCGCCGACCGACGCCGAAACCGTGAAGGCGTTGGAGACGGCCTCGATGCTGATGAGTGGGCAAATGGATCCGCGGGCGATGGCGGCGGCGGGGATGGACCCGCGCGCGGCGGCCCAGGCGGCCGCTGCCGCTGGCCTCGATCCGCGCGCCGCAAAGCAAAGGCGCCGCGGCGGCCGTCAGGACCGAGGCGCGGCGGTTCCGCCAAACCCCGGCCCGGGGGCTATTCCCCAGCCCGCGCCTCCCCCGGAAGTCGCAAGCTTCGCCAAGGCGCTGGCGGCGCTCGCCAAAGCCGACCCGGCGACGCGCGAGCGCGCGCAGCAGGCGGTGTTCTCCGATTTCGAGCGCCTGCTTAAGGATCTGCGCGTCCAACTCGACGCACATGCCGTGACGGAGAACTCGCTGCCCGATCGCATATTGCGCGACTGGGTGTCCGAAGAGGGGCAATATCGCATCGAGGTGTTTCCGAAGGGGGACAGCAACGACAGCAAGGTCATGACCACCTTCGCCGAAGCCTTGAGGCGTATCGCGCCCGACGCGAGCGGGCCGCCGATCGTCGTCGCGCAGGCCGGGGTGACGGTCGTGGACGCCTTCAAGCGGGCGGGCCTTTACGCATTCAGCGCAATCTTCTTGATTCTCGTCGTGGCGCTGCGCAATCCCTGGCACGTCGCGCTCACGCTCGGCCCGCTGGTTCTTGCGGGCGTTTTGAGCCTCGAGACCGCCGACGCGCTCGGCATGTCGCTGAACTTTGCGAACATCATCGCCTTGCCGTTGATGTTGGCGGTCGGCGTCGCCTTTCACATTTATTACGTCATCGCCTGGCGCAAAGGCATTTCCGACATGCTCGCCTCGAGCCTCACCCGCGCGATCTTCTTTTCCTCCCTCACGACGGGAACGGCCTTCGGCAGCCTGATGCTTTCGTCCCATCCCGGGACGGCGAGCATGGGCAAGCTTCTGGCGATTTCGTTGTTCTTCACGCTGGTTGCGGCTTTCTTCGTGGTGCCGGCCTTCCTCGGGCCGCCGCGTCGCAAGGCGAAAGAGGATGCGACGCAGCCCGGCTGA